TAATGGCAATCGATGACAGCGCGGCCACGAACAGAAAAAATTCGATAAAGCGTTCTTTGAATTTCTGCCCGCTACGCGCGGCGGCGACGCCTTTGAGTCTTGCGGTCACGGCGGTGCTGGCAGTGGGGCGATCGGGCGCGTTCATGGGGTGCGTAGCTAGCCCGGATTATTCATCGCTGCGGCGCGATCGAAGTGAAACTCTTCCGCAGCGAAGGCAACAGATATCCGCTTCGACGCCGCCTTGTAGGGGGGCGACCGGCGGTCGCCCTGCTCTGCGAATCGCAGTGGAAAGGTCGAAGCGATGCCCAGCATCGGCGAATCAAACCGAACGATTTGCGCTGATGCCTTCGCTCCTCCAGAGTTCCACTTGGATCGACACAGTGTCATGGGTTTTCCCGGTCGCATGAATAATTCGGGCTAGGATCTAGAACTTGGCTTCTCGCTTCATCAGATCTTCGATCTTGACGCCGACCTCGGCGCTGCCGCCGAAGACGGTGCCGGTCTTGCCCTTCTGCAGATGTTCCAGACCCAGAGTATAGGCATTGGCCGGCAGCGCGACATATTTCACTTCTTTGACTAGTTTGCTGGCGTTTTTCAGGAAGAACTCGACGAAATCTTTCACGTAGGTTCTGGCCAACGACTTTTTGCTGACATAGATGAAAACCGGCCGGGAGAGCGGCTGATAAGTGCCGTCTTCGACGGTCTTGGCTGAAGGCATCACTGCGCCTTTGCCACCATCCACGGCAACCGCTTTCAGCTTCTTTTGATTCTCGATGTAGTAGGCATAGCCGAAATAACCGAGGGCGTTGCGGTCGTTGGCGATGCCCTGGACCAACACGTTGTCGTCTTCGCTGGCGGTGAAATCGCCGCGGCTCGATTTGGCCTTGCCGATCACGGCTTCGGTGAAGTAGTCAAAAGTTCCCGAGTCAGCGCCGGGGCCGAACAGCTTCAATGGATTGTTCGGCCAATCCGGTCGTATCTGGTTCCAGGTCGTTACCTTGCCCTGAGCGCCGGGCTGCCACATGTTTTTTAGGTCCGCTATGGAAACCGATTTCACCCAGTCGTTTTTGAGATTCACCATCACCGTGAGAGCATCGTAAGCGATCGGTAGCTCGAAAAATTCCACGCCGGTCTTTTTGCACGCCTCGACTTCCTGTTTGAGGATGGGCCGCGAAGCATTGCTCACGGCGATTTCGCCGCGGCAAAATTTCTTGAAGCCGCCGCCGGTGCCGGCGATGCCAACGGTGACTCGCACCTTGCCCTTCTTGGATATCTGAAACTCCTCTGCGACCGCCTCTATAATCGGAAAAACCGTGCTCGACCCATCGATTTGCACTACCTGGGCTTGCCCCTGTGCGCCCCAGCTGAGTCCGGCGAGCAGCCCCAACGCCAGCACCGCTTGCTTCATGTGATTCTCCTTAACAGACAAACTAAGCGCCCTTTGTTACGGCAATGTTACAGAATGATTAAACCTGGGTGAACGGTTGACGCGGCGTTCACAGCGCGGGGAAATCTTGCCGCGGCTTGACAGCGGCTTAGAATCGTTCGGCGGGTCTGCGCCGTGCGGCGGCAGGTTGGCGCAGCCCGGCATAAAAAATCGCCGCGAGGACGAAACAGGCGATCAAACCGGTCATCATCGGAGCGTAACTTTGATGGCGATCGTAAACCGCGCCGGCGATGACCGGTCCGACCGCCGCACCCCAGAGATAAAACGCGCTCATGGTGCCGCGAATGGTGCCGAAGTGTTTGCGGCCGAAGAAATCGCCAACCGTGGCCCAGCCCACCGGAAAGATCGATTCGACGACCGTAAACAATATGACGAAGAGCCACAGCGTCCATTCCGCCTGGCCGTAGGCCAATAGTAGAAGCGAGCCGACGCCGACCACCATGCTGCAGGCCATCAAGCGCGGTTTGTTCATGCGATCGGCGAGCCAGCCGAGCAGTAGGTGGGTTGGCAGGCTGACCAAAGCCATGGTCGCCAGCAGTGTGGCAGCGCGCGGCTGGCTTAAACCTTTCCAAACCATGATCGGGATGAAGTGCACCGTGATCGTATTGAACGCCGCCACGCGGCCGATGGTCGCCAGGATCATCAGCCAAAACGCCGAAGTCTTCATTGCCTCGCGCAGTGTGAACTCGGCTTCTTCCCAGGGGCTTGCTGATGAATGCGTTGAATGACCGACGGGCTCACTGGACGGCGTCGTGCGAGTTGGTTCGTCGCCATCACCGTCGGGGCGCAGCCCCATGCTTTCGGGCGAGCGGCGCACCGGCAGCGCCAGCGGGATGCCGATGAGAATTAAGCCGAGGCCGGCAGCGAAAGCACCGTAGCGCCAGCCATAGTTGTAGACCAAGTAAGACAGCACCGGCGTGATCAGCGTGCCGCCGATGCCAATCGACGAGCTGACCAACGTCATGGCGAGAGCGCGCTTACGGATAAACCAGGTGTTGGCCAGCACCATCGGCGAGTGCATGAAGCCCGCTGAAAAGGCGAGCGAAATCACGCCGAGATAAACGACCAATAGCGCTGCGTAGCTATTGACCCCGGCGAGCATCATATAACCAACACCGGAAAGCAGCATCGCCGCCATCATCAGCGGCCGCGGGCCGAAGCGATCGATCAGATAGCCCGCGAACGGCCCCTCGATGGCGCCCTCGGCGCGCGCCAAGGAGAAAACTAACGAGGTCGCCGCGCGGCTCAGGCCGAGCTCCTGAGACATCGGCAGGAAAAAAACCGTGAAGCCGTACAGATGAAAGCCGCCGCCGAGGAGCCGCACGGCGCAGCCCACGGCGACCATGTGCCAGCCGTAATAAACCCCGGCGAGTTGTCTGCGGACGGCTTCGATCAATTCCGCGGCCGGGTGCAGATGTCCAATGCCATCAGGGCGTACACCTGCGCCGCTTTGACCATGGTGTCGATCTCAATTTCTTCATTGCGCGGGCCAATGCGCCGGCCGCGCGGGCCGATCTTGATCGCCGGGATGCCCAACTCGTTGTAAACGTTAGTATCGGTCCAGATACTGGCGCGGTCGGGCGCTTCCGGCTTGATCTTCTCACCGAACAGATGTTGGTAAACGTCTTCGGCGGATTTGACCAGCGGCTCGACATTTTTGCCTTCGTGGCCGAGCAGCGACTTGTAAATATCCATTTGATATTCGAGGCCGGTGCCGTTCAAGGTTTTTTCCAGCTCGTATTGAATTAACACGGGGCGTACTTGTGGCGGCATCCTGATATCGACGTAAATTGTGCAGACGCCGGGAAAATAGTTGGGCCGGTAGGGCGCGCCGCCTTCGATGCCGCCGATGTTCACCTTCGGCGTGAGCGGCCCGGTGGGGGAGTTGTAGACGTATTTCGCTTCAAACTCGGCGCCCCATTTTTCGATGGCGTCGATGATCTTGGTCATTTTTACGATGGCATTCATCTTCTCCATCGGATGGGTCGTCCGGCTCGAACCCCAGGCCGCTTCGGCTTTGCCGAAGGTTTGAATCTTGACTTGCACGACGCCGTTCTGGGTCCAGACGATGTTCATGTCCGAGCCGTCACAGCAGACGGCATAGTCGGAATGCATGCCGTGGGTTAACAAATGGCGCGTGCCGGCGCCTTCGCCGCGATATTCCTTGGTCTGCCAGGGACCCACCGGGGTGCGCGAGATTTCGCCGACGACGGCCGCCAGGATCACGTCGCCTTTGAGCTTGACGCCGCTTTTTTTCAAAGCTTTGCCGGCCATCATGAACGCCGCGACGCCGCCTTTCATGTTGGAGATGCCTAATCCCTGAACTTTGTTGCCGACGATCTTGCCGGCGAGCTCGCTCTGCGGCTCCATATTCGCCACCATGCGGCGGTCTTCCTCGGTGCCGGTAAAGCTCGTGTCGGTGTGGCCATTAAAGCCCAGGCTCAAGCCGGTGCCGTCGCCTTTGACGACCCCCACCGCATTGGGGCGGTCGAATTCGACGTCCTGGCGGACGGCTTTGATGCCGTTCTTTTCGAACCAGTCTAAAATATATTCGGCCACGCCTTTTTCTTGTCCGGTGGGGCTGGGGATGCTGGTGATGTCGGCGCCTACTTGGGCGAGCTCATCGCGGTCGATCTGCGCCAACACTTGTTTTGCTGCTTGGGGATCCAAAGCCATCGAAAATTCCTCCAAATGGATTTCGCTTCTTACCTAACCGGAGGGTTGCGCCGATGTCAATCACGTTTTGTCGTCGAGGGTTTAGTTGAATTATTGTCAGCGCGACGTTAAAGTCAGCGTTTAAGGCGCATTATGGCTGCACAGAGTCGAACCCGGTCCGCCTCCAGGAGGGCTATGGATACCTCAACCTTGGTCATGATCGCCGCGGCGGTGATCGCGCTGCTGGTGATTTATTGGAAGTTGCCGGCGGCCGCCGCCAAAGGTTTGAACGCCACCGGTTCGCTCTTATGGGAGATCACGCCGCGGATGATCGCGGCGTTTACCCTCGCCGGATTGCGGTCAGTCTGCTCTTCCCGCTCTTCGCCGGTTGGCTATGCGATGTGATGTGGTCGAAATTGCACGTCTAAGCAACAAGTGAAAAAAACCGTTCAACCAACTGTGCCAAGCGCTCTGTCGCGGCGTCATTTTCTGCGCCTCACCGGAACGGCGGCGGCAGGTCTGCCCATCCTATCCCAAGCCGGGTGCGCGCCGGCGGTGGTCGATTCGCCCAACGGCGACACCGGGCTTTCGTTGGGCTACACGGCCGGCGAAGTGACCGCGGATGGCGCGATGATCTGGCTGCGCGCAGCACCCGGCTCGCGCTTTGTGCTGCAATACGGCAAGGATCCCACGTTGGCGCAGTACAGCGCCACGCTGGAGGCTGGCCTGCGTGAGCTGTCCGATTTTACGGCGCAGACGACGCTGCGCGGGCTGGAGCCCAATACGATCTACTATTATCGCGCCCAGGTCAGCGGCAAGAAGCCCGGACCGATAGCGCGATTCCGAACCGCGCCGCGTCCAAACGATCTGGCCAAGATCACGTTTTGCTTTAGCGGCGATACGCGCGAGACTTACAAACCTTTCACCGTCATGGACGCCGTGCGCGCGCAGCAGCCGGGTTTCTTCGTTCATCTCGGCGACACGATTTATGCCGATCGCGCCGGCGCGGCGCGCACGCTGCCGGAGTTCTGGGCCAAGTATCGCGCCAATCGCGACGACGCCGCGACCCAGCGCTGCTTCCAGGGGATTAGTTACTATCTGATTTGGGACGATCACGAAGTCGCCAACGATTATTTGCCAGGCCACCCGCTAGCGGCCATGGGCCAACGGGCGTTTCTAGATTATTGGCCAATCCTTAACGACGGGCGCGAGCCGCACCGCATCTACCGTTCTTTTCGTTGGGGACAAGCGCTGGAGCTGTTTCTTCTCGACACGCGCCAGTATCGCGATCCGGTCAAAGGGACAATGCTCGGGCGCGAGCAAAAGGAATGGCTGTTTGACAAGTTGGCGGCGTCGGGCGCGTTGTTTAAGTTCATCGCAACCTCCGTGCCGATGTCCGGCGGCGGCGCGGACCGCTGGGATGGCTATCCGAAAGAGCGCAGCGAGGTTTTGAATTACATTAGAGACAAAAACATTCGCGGTGTGGTGTTCATGAGCGCCGATTTGCACCATGCGGCGATCACGAAAATTCCCAATGGCAATGGCCTGCGCGACATTACCGCCGGCCCGCTCGCCGCGTCGCTCAATCGCGTCACCAACAGTGCCAACTCACGCTACGAATATTATCTGGCGCAGAACTTCAATTTCGCCAAAGTCACCGTCGATCCCAAGGACAAAGAGCCGCAGGCGCTGATCGAGTTCATTGATCAGGACAACGTGACGTTTCATCGGACGCAGATTCGGGCTTAGGAATAATCTCGCGCAGAGGCGCTGAGAGCGCAGAGATTCAGAGTCGTATCTTCCTCCGAACTCGGCGGGCTCAGCGCCTCTGCGCGAGAATAATATCTGGCACTAAATTTCGTTACGCCGATGTTGCAGCGCTTCGGGATTGATGGCGCGGGTCAACTTGCCTTCCATATAATCGAGGATGTTCGCCACTGCATTGTTGGCGAAGCCCTCGAAGCCGGAATCCGTCGGCCAGCCGAGGTGGGGCGCGAGCACGACGTTGTCGAGCTTGAGCAGCGGGTGGGTTTTCGCAATCGGTTCTTCGACGAAGACATCGAGGGCCGCGCCAGCGATGGTTTTCTCTTGCAGCAATCTCACCAGCGCGATCTCGTCAACGATGGCGCCGCGCGCGGTATTGACCAGATAGGCCGACTTTTTCATGAGCCGGAGCTTGGGCTCACTCAGCAAGTTCTTGCTCTGCTCGGACAATTTCAAGTGAACTGACACGACATCGGCGCTCCGGAGCACGTCGTCGAGCGGCATGAAGGTCGCTGCCGATTTGGCGGCGCGCTCTTGTGTGAGGGTTGGCCCCCAGGCGATCACGTTCATGCCGAAGGCGCGCGCGATGGCTGCGACTTCGGTGCCGATCTTGCCGAGGCCGAGAATGCCGAGAGTTTTTCCTTTCAACACGTAGCCGAGCACAAGCGGCCACTCGCCGCGGCGCAGGGCTTGATCGCTGTGCGAGATTTTGCGCATGACGTCGAGCATCAAGCCGAAGGTTAGTTCCGTTGTGCTGTTGGCGCCGGGGGCGAGCGAGACGACGATGCCGCGCGCGGTCGCTGCCTCCATGTCGATGTGGTAGGCGTGGTTGCCGGTTTGCGAGATCAATTCCAGCTCGGGCAGCTTCGCTAGCAGGGCCGCGCTGAACTTGGTCCGTTCGCGGATTGGGATGATCGCGGCGCAGCCTTTCAGAGCGCTCATCACCGCGTCGTCACTGCCAAGCTTCTCCGTGAAGATTTGCACTTCGGCTTTTTCGCGCAAGCGCGCGATCGCCGCCGTTGGCGCAATGGCGTGTTGGTAGTCGTCGAGGACGGTGACTTTCATGCGGAAAGGAGTGCTGGAGTATTGGGTTTGGATTCCGTCATCCCGAGCGCAAGCGAAGGATCTGCTTTCCCGCGCCGAGAAGCAGATTCTTCGCCTTCGGCTCACAATGACAGCAGGCTTAAATCACGGCGATGCCGGCGATCTCGATCAAATAATCGGGATGGGCCAGGCCCTTGCAGATGACCAGCGTGCTGGTCGGGCATTTCTTCTTGTACTGCTTCATGCGCACTTCGTTGTAGCCCTCGCGGTATTTGCGATCGACGATATAGGTCGTCGTCATCACCAGATTATCGATGGTGCCGCCGGCTGCTTTGAGCACGGCGTTGATGTTGGCGTAGACCTGTTCGGTCTGTTTGCGAATGTTGCCTTTGCCGACCACTTTGCCGTCTTTGTCAGAAGCGGTTTGCCCGGCGATGAACAACAGCTTGCCGCCGGTGGTTTGGATCGCC
This portion of the Deltaproteobacteria bacterium genome encodes:
- a CDS encoding PstS family phosphate ABC transporter substrate-binding protein, producing MKQAVLALGLLAGLSWGAQGQAQVVQIDGSSTVFPIIEAVAEEFQISKKGKVRVTVGIAGTGGGFKKFCRGEIAVSNASRPILKQEVEACKKTGVEFFELPIAYDALTVMVNLKNDWVKSVSIADLKNMWQPGAQGKVTTWNQIRPDWPNNPLKLFGPGADSGTFDYFTEAVIGKAKSSRGDFTASEDDNVLVQGIANDRNALGYFGYAYYIENQKKLKAVAVDGGKGAVMPSAKTVEDGTYQPLSRPVFIYVSKKSLARTYVKDFVEFFLKNASKLVKEVKYVALPANAYTLGLEHLQKGKTGTVFGGSAEVGVKIEDLMKREAKF
- a CDS encoding MFS transporter, yielding MIEAVRRQLAGVYYGWHMVAVGCAVRLLGGGFHLYGFTVFFLPMSQELGLSRAATSLVFSLARAEGAIEGPFAGYLIDRFGPRPLMMAAMLLSGVGYMMLAGVNSYAALLVVYLGVISLAFSAGFMHSPMVLANTWFIRKRALAMTLVSSSIGIGGTLITPVLSYLVYNYGWRYGAFAAGLGLILIGIPLALPVRRSPESMGLRPDGDGDEPTRTTPSSEPVGHSTHSSASPWEEAEFTLREAMKTSAFWLMILATIGRVAAFNTITVHFIPIMVWKGLSQPRAATLLATMALVSLPTHLLLGWLADRMNKPRLMACSMVVGVGSLLLLAYGQAEWTLWLFVILFTVVESIFPVGWATVGDFFGRKHFGTIRGTMSAFYLWGAAVGPVIAGAVYDRHQSYAPMMTGLIACFVLAAIFYAGLRQPAAARRRPAERF
- a CDS encoding M20/M25/M40 family metallo-hydrolase encodes the protein MALDPQAAKQVLAQIDRDELAQVGADITSIPSPTGQEKGVAEYILDWFEKNGIKAVRQDVEFDRPNAVGVVKGDGTGLSLGFNGHTDTSFTGTEEDRRMVANMEPQSELAGKIVGNKVQGLGISNMKGGVAAFMMAGKALKKSGVKLKGDVILAAVVGEISRTPVGPWQTKEYRGEGAGTRHLLTHGMHSDYAVCCDGSDMNIVWTQNGVVQVKIQTFGKAEAAWGSSRTTHPMEKMNAIVKMTKIIDAIEKWGAEFEAKYVYNSPTGPLTPKVNIGGIEGGAPYRPNYFPGVCTIYVDIRMPPQVRPVLIQYELEKTLNGTGLEYQMDIYKSLLGHEGKNVEPLVKSAEDVYQHLFGEKIKPEAPDRASIWTDTNVYNELGIPAIKIGPRGRRIGPRNEEIEIDTMVKAAQVYALMALDICTRPRN
- a CDS encoding D-2-hydroxyacid dehydrogenase family protein; this encodes MKVTVLDDYQHAIAPTAAIARLREKAEVQIFTEKLGSDDAVMSALKGCAAIIPIRERTKFSAALLAKLPELELISQTGNHAYHIDMEAATARGIVVSLAPGANSTTELTFGLMLDVMRKISHSDQALRRGEWPLVLGYVLKGKTLGILGLGKIGTEVAAIARAFGMNVIAWGPTLTQERAAKSAATFMPLDDVLRSADVVSVHLKLSEQSKNLLSEPKLRLMKKSAYLVNTARGAIVDEIALVRLLQEKTIAGAALDVFVEEPIAKTHPLLKLDNVVLAPHLGWPTDSGFEGFANNAVANILDYMEGKLTRAINPEALQHRRNEI
- a CDS encoding RidA family protein, which gives rise to MGIRTQHSALQYSINPGGPMARKDVQPKALSDPRPRYAQAIQTTGGKLLFIAGQTASDKDGKVVGKGNIRKQTEQVYANINAVLKAAGGTIDNLVMTTTYIVDRKYREGYNEVRMKQYKKKCPTSTLVICKGLAHPDYLIEIAGIAVI